The Flavobacterium sp. HJ-32-4 genome contains a region encoding:
- a CDS encoding T9SS type B sorting domain-containing protein — MKRILFIGLLFLSWLASAQFSKTHYIPPISLSADQPPQGQYLYVSCPSLTPVNFRILEIGGNIIEGTVTRDNPYIHSIGSGFNTQLIVDPADVSSVQANKGFIVEAEDMVYVTVRLTATVDNFQAGGIVSKGIAALGTQFRIGAFTNTDVDPGQYTTFHFTFAAILATENNTTVHFEDIKTGAVLLNNQVAGNTPSDVILNRGESYVIAVQGPNDANRDALIGMLVSSDKPIAVNCGSASGSNANQNLDMGIDQIVSAERTGKEYIFIRGNGPDATERPMIVAHYDNTEVYLYGDTTPVTILNAGEYYAPYGSVYTADGNLYVRTSQDAFAYQSIGGTPALPNQNMSFVPPLRCETPKIINNIPYIGQVGNITDFVGNVAIVTETGATLDFIINGTDYTLASLPAGITVTGPMPVTGNPGFETYTFQGLDGNISVLSSKQVYVSYFGSSGAATYGGFYSGFTFRPEITFSEFDATGEGCIPNAVLAINELNAFDQYQWYFNDNPIPGATSNTYQPQEVPAGLGAGYYYVKAAISGCGTDLISDKIPVSSCTADFDSDLSNDNADIDLDNDGMTNCTESYGDVPFDLTVPGVPKPLTIGSYLNSYTYTVSTTPPLAAIPFTGNADGSFVSEAATGPGNSVGVSLTFATPLSMALTYVDVAPDADLLTPYGDFVATVPPGSTLTVLNPNDDLLIDTNYDGIYENGITQYSSFEVRFRLNSSTPLAAGTGTFRIAGHNIGAFRLTHRNLNETDNDRATFRLITTCVPMDSDGDGIPDQLDSDSDNDGISDLQEGIGAGFSLPVSFIDANADGLADSFPLSGNGTLDTDTDLVPDRLDLDTDNDGVYDLVEAGYASADANLDGKADGSVGTNGLADVLETTPDSGVWLQATLDTDADGTANYLELDSDADACNDVIEAGFADPDTNGIFGSGVPTVTATGAVAGAAYTAPNSDYTTAAPIAITVQPLPVTQCENQSVSFSVASNGETFRWQVSTNGSTFTDLSESALYVGTLTQNLSITDVVPSMNGWLYRLRIDRAGNACGLVSDAVVLTVHPKPVIPATATLVQCDDDLDGFSDFNLRQKETVLSANAANETFTYYFSENGALTSDATNEIPDPTVFNNATASTVWVRAENANGCYDTTRLDLVVSITQIPPGTSWSFARCDDFLSATEDNHDGVSAFDLTPVTNDINALLGNPANYTIAYFRNEADALSESNAITNIANYRNIGYPNQQQIWVRVDSNADNACFGLGPYITLTVETVPIAHPIPTQRSCEDDPNDAVVTHAFDTSAIQNDLLQGQTNLIVAYTDASGQYLGSTLPNPFVTATQDITVTLTNAFTADPNGPCSTQGTLSFIVDAQPVANPVSVPAACDDDRNNEEPFDTLGLQNTILGSQTGFVVTYTTSDGTALPSPLPNPFTTADDTITVTVTNPANPDCKATTTVAFTVHPVPELEADYTAPICTGTINNTVDIDAGLLTGSRNAFSYQWTRDGNPIAASYGITATQPGDYAVTVTNRATGCSSVRRITLTPSEAATIDAIVIEDLRDNNTLLVTASGTGDYRYRLDDGVYGDSPFFENVEPGIHEVFVTDANGCGTVSETVAVVGAMKFFTPNGDTFNDYWHLKGITGVFHRNSTVYVFDRFGKLIASIPNGNKRGWDGTYNGQPMPADDYWFLLHLDDGREWRGHFTLKR, encoded by the coding sequence ATGAAAAGGATCCTGTTCATCGGTCTGCTCTTTCTTTCCTGGCTGGCATCTGCACAGTTCAGTAAGACGCATTATATCCCGCCGATATCCCTGTCAGCCGACCAGCCGCCACAAGGACAGTACCTGTATGTTTCCTGCCCCAGCCTGACGCCGGTCAATTTTCGTATACTGGAAATTGGAGGGAACATCATAGAAGGCACCGTCACACGCGACAATCCGTATATCCACTCCATCGGTTCCGGCTTCAACACCCAGTTGATCGTCGATCCGGCCGATGTATCGTCCGTACAGGCCAATAAGGGCTTTATCGTAGAGGCGGAAGACATGGTGTATGTCACTGTACGCCTTACCGCCACGGTCGATAATTTCCAGGCGGGCGGTATAGTGTCAAAAGGCATTGCGGCGCTCGGCACCCAGTTCCGGATTGGCGCTTTTACCAACACCGACGTCGACCCGGGCCAGTATACGACCTTCCACTTCACCTTCGCCGCGATATTGGCTACGGAAAACAATACGACCGTGCATTTTGAGGATATCAAAACCGGGGCCGTATTGCTCAACAACCAGGTGGCCGGCAATACGCCGTCCGATGTTATACTCAACCGGGGTGAGAGCTATGTCATCGCCGTGCAGGGGCCCAACGACGCCAACCGCGACGCCCTGATCGGGATGCTGGTGTCATCGGATAAACCCATCGCCGTCAACTGTGGTTCGGCCTCCGGTTCCAACGCCAACCAGAACCTCGACATGGGAATCGACCAGATCGTATCGGCAGAACGAACCGGTAAGGAATACATCTTTATTCGTGGCAACGGCCCCGACGCGACCGAACGGCCTATGATCGTGGCGCATTACGACAATACAGAAGTGTATCTGTATGGTGACACAACACCTGTCACAATACTCAACGCCGGCGAATACTACGCGCCGTATGGAAGCGTTTACACAGCGGATGGCAACCTCTATGTGCGTACGTCGCAGGACGCCTTTGCCTATCAGAGTATCGGTGGTACGCCGGCCCTTCCCAACCAAAACATGTCGTTCGTACCGCCGTTGCGTTGCGAAACGCCGAAAATCATCAATAACATTCCGTATATCGGACAGGTAGGGAATATTACCGACTTTGTGGGCAATGTCGCCATTGTAACCGAGACGGGGGCCACCCTTGATTTCATCATCAACGGAACGGACTATACACTCGCATCGCTACCTGCGGGCATCACCGTTACCGGTCCTATGCCTGTGACAGGCAACCCGGGTTTTGAAACGTACACCTTCCAGGGATTGGATGGCAACATCTCCGTTCTATCCTCCAAGCAGGTCTATGTGTCGTATTTCGGCTCAAGCGGTGCCGCCACCTATGGTGGATTTTACTCCGGTTTCACCTTTCGCCCCGAAATCACCTTTTCCGAGTTCGATGCGACAGGCGAAGGCTGTATCCCGAATGCGGTGCTGGCCATCAACGAACTCAACGCTTTCGACCAGTACCAGTGGTACTTCAACGACAACCCGATTCCCGGGGCCACCAGTAATACCTACCAGCCGCAGGAAGTACCGGCAGGCCTGGGTGCAGGTTATTACTACGTAAAAGCCGCCATCAGCGGATGCGGGACCGATTTGATTTCCGACAAAATACCGGTGAGTTCCTGCACGGCTGACTTCGACAGCGACCTTTCCAATGACAACGCCGATATCGACCTTGATAACGATGGGATGACGAATTGTACGGAATCCTACGGCGATGTGCCCTTTGACCTAACCGTACCAGGTGTGCCCAAACCCCTGACCATTGGCAGCTATTTAAACAGTTATACGTATACGGTTTCAACGACACCGCCACTGGCCGCCATTCCGTTTACGGGAAACGCGGACGGCAGTTTCGTATCGGAAGCCGCCACCGGACCTGGCAACAGCGTGGGCGTCTCGCTTACGTTCGCCACTCCCCTGTCGATGGCACTGACCTATGTGGATGTAGCCCCGGATGCGGATTTACTTACTCCCTACGGCGATTTCGTAGCGACGGTTCCCCCCGGATCGACCCTCACCGTACTGAATCCAAACGACGATTTGCTGATCGATACGAACTACGACGGTATTTACGAGAATGGTATCACGCAATACTCGTCTTTTGAAGTCCGTTTCCGCCTGAACAGCAGTACACCTCTCGCCGCCGGAACCGGCACGTTCCGCATTGCCGGACACAATATCGGAGCCTTCCGTTTGACCCATCGCAACCTGAACGAAACCGACAATGACCGGGCAACCTTCCGTCTCATCACCACCTGCGTTCCGATGGATTCGGATGGGGACGGCATACCCGACCAACTCGACAGCGACAGCGACAACGATGGCATCAGTGACCTGCAGGAAGGAATCGGCGCCGGTTTCTCGTTGCCGGTGTCTTTCATCGACGCCAATGCCGACGGGCTGGCAGATAGCTTTCCTTTGAGCGGAAACGGCACACTCGACACAGACACGGACCTAGTTCCCGACCGACTCGACCTTGACACAGACAATGACGGCGTCTACGACCTGGTGGAAGCGGGTTACGCTTCCGCGGATGCCAATCTGGATGGAAAAGCGGATGGCAGCGTAGGCACCAACGGCCTGGCCGATGTGCTCGAAACGACCCCCGATTCAGGTGTTTGGCTGCAAGCTACGCTTGATACCGATGCCGATGGAACGGCCAACTATCTGGAACTCGACAGCGACGCCGATGCCTGCAACGATGTCATTGAAGCCGGCTTTGCTGACCCTGACACTAACGGTATCTTCGGATCCGGTGTTCCGACTGTGACCGCAACGGGTGCGGTTGCCGGTGCGGCGTATACGGCTCCCAATAGCGACTATACCACCGCTGCCCCGATTGCCATTACGGTGCAACCCCTTCCGGTTACGCAATGCGAAAACCAATCGGTGTCATTCAGTGTCGCTTCCAATGGCGAAACCTTCCGTTGGCAGGTAAGCACCAACGGCAGTACCTTCACCGACCTTTCCGAAAGCGCGTTGTATGTGGGCACACTCACCCAAAACCTTTCTATTACCGACGTAGTTCCCTCGATGAACGGCTGGCTGTACCGTCTTCGGATCGACCGGGCTGGCAATGCCTGTGGATTGGTGTCGGATGCGGTCGTCCTTACCGTACATCCCAAACCCGTCATACCGGCCACGGCCACGTTGGTACAGTGTGACGACGATTTAGACGGCTTTTCTGATTTTAACCTTCGTCAAAAAGAAACGGTATTGTCGGCCAATGCTGCCAACGAAACCTTCACTTATTATTTTTCGGAAAACGGCGCGCTTACGTCAGACGCCACCAACGAAATCCCCGATCCGACCGTCTTCAATAATGCTACGGCGAGCACCGTTTGGGTTCGGGCTGAAAATGCGAACGGTTGCTACGATACCACACGACTGGATCTCGTGGTGTCGATTACGCAAATCCCGCCGGGTACTTCCTGGTCGTTTGCCCGATGCGATGACTTCCTGAGTGCGACAGAAGACAACCATGATGGGGTATCGGCGTTTGATCTTACGCCCGTAACCAACGACATCAATGCCCTGCTTGGTAATCCGGCTAATTACACGATTGCGTATTTCCGTAATGAGGCAGATGCGTTATCAGAATCGAATGCGATTACAAACATCGCAAACTATCGCAACATCGGCTATCCCAACCAACAGCAAATCTGGGTACGTGTCGACAGCAATGCCGACAATGCCTGTTTTGGCCTGGGGCCCTATATTACACTGACAGTGGAAACCGTGCCGATTGCGCATCCCATTCCAACACAACGCTCGTGTGAGGACGATCCGAACGATGCCGTGGTGACACATGCCTTCGACACCTCGGCTATTCAAAACGACTTGTTGCAAGGGCAGACCAACCTGATCGTAGCCTATACGGATGCCTCCGGGCAGTATTTGGGAAGCACGCTGCCGAATCCTTTCGTAACGGCAACACAGGATATTACCGTGACACTCACCAATGCTTTCACGGCCGATCCGAATGGTCCGTGTTCAACGCAGGGAACGTTGTCTTTTATTGTGGATGCACAACCCGTTGCCAACCCGGTCTCGGTACCAGCGGCCTGCGACGACGACCGCAATAACGAAGAACCCTTTGACACGCTGGGCCTTCAGAATACAATACTGGGCAGCCAAACGGGGTTTGTGGTCACGTATACCACATCCGATGGTACCGCGTTACCGAGTCCGTTGCCCAACCCGTTCACGACAGCCGACGACACCATCACTGTTACCGTGACCAATCCGGCCAATCCGGATTGCAAAGCGACGACTACCGTAGCGTTTACCGTTCATCCGGTTCCGGAATTGGAGGCGGATTATACCGCACCTATTTGCACGGGTACTATCAATAATACCGTAGATATAGACGCCGGCCTCCTTACGGGCAGTCGCAATGCCTTTTCCTACCAGTGGACACGCGACGGAAACCCGATCGCGGCGAGTTATGGCATCACCGCGACCCAGCCGGGTGATTATGCCGTTACGGTCACCAATCGCGCCACCGGGTGCTCGTCGGTGCGTCGGATTACTTTGACACCTTCCGAAGCCGCGACCATCGATGCCATCGTTATTGAGGACCTCCGCGACAACAACACCCTTCTTGTTACCGCCAGCGGAACCGGTGATTACCGCTACCGCCTGGACGATGGCGTGTATGGCGATTCGCCTTTCTTCGAAAATGTGGAGCCGGGTATCCATGAAGTGTTTGTGACCGACGCCAACGGCTGCGGAACCGTTTCCGAAACGGTAGCGGTTGTGGGCGCGATGAAGTTCTTCACCCCTAATGGCGACACGTTTAATGACTATTGGCATTTGAAGGGTATCACGGGCGTTTTTCACCGCAACTCAACCGTCTACGTTTTTGACCGTTTCGGGAAATTGATAGCCTCCATCCCGAACGGAAACAAGCGCGGCTGGGACGGTACCTATAACGGGCAACCCATGCCCGCTGACGATTATTGGTTTTTATTACATCTGGACGACGGCCGTGAATGGCGTGGTCACTTCACCCTGAAACGATGA
- a CDS encoding T9SS type B sorting domain-containing protein, whose translation MELRGILLFFGVFCAFFQTAAQYVTTDATLSPAQLVTDVLIDNPCANANNVSSSGSIARFSYAGTDFPFSDGIVLSTGNAASVTGPNSTLLSEGGTNWPGDPDLEAALGVGNSINATILEFDFTPFASEISFDYVFSSEQYLSNPSSNQCNYTDGFVFLLKEIGSASPYQNLAVVPGTTTPVRVNSVRGPGTICPEANAEWFDAFNGSDHPTNFNGQTKVLKAVATVTPGVTYHMKLVVADQGNNLYDSAIFLGAGSFTIGKNLGDDRLIATNTPVCPGDTVTLDATEPGTNSYQWYRNDVALTGQTFPTYTVNQTGDYRVDITYGSSGCMATGRIRIEYAPNLMPVTVTLLECDIDSNGLATFDLTKVVAQLQAADPAITAVQYFELPTDTTPITQPTSYLSNRRDVYARSENRFGCTVFSLVQLRFATTPLPPLPAQTACDEDADGKTDFDLTAIAQTITSGLPAGLTVSFYETSAQAEALGTPLSSPYTNTTPFSQTLFARVVNGPDCYGTVAVPLTVWVFQPAGFEDENVAVCAGSPETLRVPTGFSSYVWNTTPPSNAPSISVTSGGTYTVTVTDPNGCARTKTFYVTASDAATIDAITVDDFTGGRNTVTITASGPGDYEYSLDGGAFVASPVFTDIPGGAFTAYVRDRKGCGLSTQPFYVLDYPSFFTPNGDGFNDYWTIPYFSFLSGARIAIFDRYGKLLTVVSAALPTWDGTYDGRPLPADDYWFSIELANGRNIRGHFALKR comes from the coding sequence ATGGAATTGCGCGGTATCCTTCTGTTTTTCGGCGTTTTTTGTGCCTTTTTCCAAACGGCTGCGCAGTATGTGACGACCGATGCGACCCTGTCACCGGCGCAACTCGTTACGGATGTCCTGATTGACAATCCGTGTGCGAATGCCAATAATGTGTCGTCGTCGGGCAGTATCGCACGGTTTTCCTACGCCGGCACCGATTTTCCGTTTTCGGATGGCATCGTGTTAAGTACGGGAAATGCGGCCTCGGTGACCGGACCCAACAGCACCCTTTTGAGTGAAGGCGGCACGAACTGGCCCGGTGATCCCGACCTGGAAGCCGCTTTGGGTGTGGGAAATTCTATCAATGCTACGATACTTGAATTCGATTTTACGCCTTTCGCATCCGAAATCAGTTTCGACTATGTATTTTCATCGGAACAGTACCTCTCCAATCCGTCGTCGAACCAATGTAATTATACAGATGGATTTGTCTTCCTGCTGAAGGAAATCGGTTCCGCTTCCCCCTACCAAAACCTCGCTGTCGTGCCGGGCACCACCACACCGGTGCGGGTAAACTCCGTTCGCGGACCGGGTACCATCTGTCCGGAAGCCAACGCCGAGTGGTTCGATGCCTTCAATGGAAGCGACCACCCGACCAACTTCAACGGCCAGACGAAAGTATTAAAGGCCGTAGCGACTGTCACGCCCGGCGTCACCTATCACATGAAACTCGTAGTGGCCGACCAGGGTAACAACCTCTATGATTCGGCTATTTTTCTGGGAGCAGGAAGTTTTACCATCGGGAAAAATCTGGGGGATGACCGACTCATTGCCACCAATACACCTGTGTGCCCGGGCGATACCGTCACATTGGATGCCACGGAACCCGGTACGAATTCGTATCAATGGTATCGAAACGACGTCGCCCTGACGGGACAAACCTTTCCGACGTACACTGTCAACCAAACCGGTGATTACCGTGTGGATATCACCTACGGCAGTTCGGGTTGTATGGCTACCGGACGCATCCGTATCGAATACGCGCCCAACCTGATGCCTGTAACCGTCACCTTGTTGGAATGCGATATCGACAGTAACGGACTGGCCACCTTCGACCTGACGAAAGTAGTCGCGCAATTGCAGGCCGCGGATCCGGCCATCACCGCGGTGCAGTATTTTGAGTTGCCTACCGACACTACGCCTATCACACAGCCTACTTCGTATCTCTCAAACCGACGCGACGTTTATGCCCGGTCGGAGAACCGTTTTGGCTGTACGGTCTTTTCGTTGGTACAATTGCGGTTTGCCACGACACCGCTCCCGCCCCTTCCCGCACAGACCGCCTGTGATGAGGACGCCGATGGGAAAACCGATTTCGACCTCACCGCGATCGCCCAAACGATTACGAGCGGACTCCCCGCCGGATTGACGGTGTCGTTCTACGAAACCTCGGCCCAGGCAGAGGCATTGGGGACACCCTTGTCGTCTCCGTACACAAATACAACCCCTTTCTCCCAAACCCTGTTCGCCCGAGTGGTAAACGGGCCGGATTGCTATGGAACGGTTGCCGTACCCCTTACCGTATGGGTATTCCAGCCCGCCGGTTTTGAGGATGAAAATGTGGCCGTGTGTGCCGGTAGTCCTGAAACCTTGCGCGTACCAACCGGCTTTTCGAGCTATGTGTGGAATACGACGCCACCCTCAAACGCGCCCTCTATCTCGGTGACTTCAGGCGGCACGTATACGGTGACCGTGACCGACCCGAATGGTTGTGCGCGGACCAAGACGTTTTACGTAACGGCGTCGGACGCCGCGACCATTGATGCCATTACCGTGGACGATTTTACCGGTGGTCGCAATACCGTTACCATCACCGCCTCGGGGCCGGGCGATTACGAATATTCCCTTGACGGTGGGGCTTTTGTCGCTTCGCCTGTTTTTACCGATATACCCGGTGGCGCGTTTACCGCGTATGTGCGGGATCGGAAAGGATGTGGACTTTCGACGCAACCTTTTTATGTTTTGGATTATCCCTCTTTCTTTACCCCTAATGGAGATGGCTTCAATGATTACTGGACAATACCCTATTTTTCCTTCCTTTCCGGCGCACGGATCGCGATATTTGACCGCTACGGAAAGCTCCTTACGGTCGTTTCAGCCGCACTCCCTACATGGGACGGAACCTACGACGGCAGACCGCTTCCCGCGGACGATTACTGGTTCAGTATCGAGCTCGCCAATGGCCGCAATATCAGGGGCCACTTCGCCCTCAAACGATAA
- a CDS encoding ABC transporter permease → MIRLLSIELQKIYLNRASRILTLTYFVLLMLISLIAVIKFDIGPIKFHLAEMGIFNFPYIWHLNTYIAAIFKLFLAIIIVSMMANEYSYGTLKQNLIDGLSKKELLLSKFLTVVLFSAVSTLFVFILCLVLGYTYSSYTEISIVFTDIDYLLAYFVKLVAFFSFCLFLGILIKRSAFALGFLLLWNIIEGICGILLHQVFFRNSPTADTIYGFFPLEAMSNLIHEPIRRLSAVKTVETQIGVKNVQDFSVDYSSMLIVIVWTAIFIFLSFRILKKRDL, encoded by the coding sequence ATGATACGACTCCTTTCCATAGAACTGCAGAAAATCTACCTGAACCGCGCGAGCCGCATCCTCACCCTCACCTATTTCGTGCTGCTGATGCTGATCTCGCTGATCGCCGTTATCAAGTTCGATATCGGCCCGATCAAGTTCCACCTGGCCGAGATGGGTATCTTCAACTTCCCATATATCTGGCATTTGAATACCTATATTGCCGCCATCTTCAAACTCTTCCTGGCGATTATCATCGTGTCGATGATGGCGAATGAGTATTCGTATGGCACACTGAAGCAAAACCTCATCGACGGACTCAGCAAAAAAGAACTGTTGCTCTCGAAGTTCCTCACCGTAGTGCTGTTCTCCGCCGTATCGACCCTGTTTGTCTTTATACTGTGCCTGGTTTTGGGGTATACGTATTCATCGTACACCGAAATCAGCATCGTCTTTACGGATATCGATTACCTGTTGGCCTATTTCGTTAAACTCGTCGCCTTCTTCTCATTCTGTCTTTTCCTCGGCATCCTCATCAAACGTTCGGCTTTCGCCTTGGGTTTCCTGTTGTTATGGAATATCATAGAAGGTATCTGTGGCATCCTGTTACATCAGGTATTCTTTCGAAATAGTCCGACTGCCGATACCATCTATGGTTTTTTCCCGCTCGAGGCGATGTCAAACCTCATCCACGAGCCGATCCGACGCCTTTCTGCCGTCAAGACGGTAGAAACGCAAATTGGCGTAAAGAACGTGCAGGATTTCTCAGTCGACTACAGCAGTATGTTAATTGTGATTGTTTGGACGGCGATTTTCATATTCCTCTCGTTCCGCATCCTCAAAAAACGCGATTTGTAG
- a CDS encoding ABC transporter ATP-binding protein, translating to MATILSIRGLNKRFGRVHAVKDLTLEIQKGNVYGILGPNGSGKSTTLGIVLNVVNKTSGDFEWFEGRLTDHEALKKVGAIIERPNFYPYMSAKQNLALVCKIKGAPASKVEEKLRLVGLWERADSKFRTFSLGMKQRLAIASALLNDPEILILDEPTNGLDPQGIHQIRDLIRTIAAGGTTILLASHLLDEVEKVCSHVLVIKKGEMLYSGPVGGLTSGGEFFELQATDMARLTELAAAHPAIARTEMRDLCLIAYPNEKLEPAELNRFFFDKGITLSHLVKRSASLEEQFLILTGKN from the coding sequence ATGGCTACCATCCTCTCTATCCGCGGCCTGAACAAACGGTTCGGGCGCGTCCATGCTGTCAAAGACCTTACGCTTGAAATCCAGAAGGGAAATGTCTATGGCATCCTGGGCCCCAACGGCAGCGGCAAGTCGACGACCCTCGGCATCGTCCTGAATGTCGTCAACAAAACGTCCGGTGATTTCGAGTGGTTCGAAGGACGGCTCACCGATCATGAAGCGCTTAAGAAAGTCGGCGCTATCATCGAGCGACCGAACTTCTATCCGTATATGTCGGCCAAACAAAACCTCGCACTGGTTTGTAAAATCAAAGGCGCGCCAGCTTCGAAAGTAGAGGAAAAGTTGCGGTTGGTCGGACTCTGGGAACGGGCCGACAGCAAGTTCCGCACGTTTTCATTGGGGATGAAGCAACGCCTGGCGATTGCGTCGGCACTTTTGAACGATCCGGAAATCCTAATCCTTGACGAGCCTACGAACGGACTTGACCCGCAGGGTATCCACCAGATACGCGACCTGATCCGCACGATTGCCGCCGGAGGAACCACCATCCTGCTGGCGTCGCACTTATTGGATGAAGTCGAGAAGGTGTGTTCGCATGTGTTGGTCATCAAAAAAGGGGAAATGCTGTATTCCGGTCCGGTAGGCGGACTGACCTCCGGCGGTGAATTCTTTGAACTCCAGGCGACGGATATGGCCCGCTTGACCGAACTGGCGGCGGCGCATCCGGCTATCGCACGAACCGAAATGCGCGACCTGTGCCTCATCGCCTATCCGAATGAAAAACTTGAACCGGCCGAACTGAACCGCTTCTTTTTCGACAAGGGCATCACGCTGAGCCACCTGGTGAAACGCAGCGCCAGCCTCGAAGAGCAATTCCTTATCCTAACCGGCAAAAACTAA
- a CDS encoding T9SS type A sorting domain-containing protein, which yields MKRFVFFIVSTWSLAGIAQTLDIPDPNFKQLLLTEGRAAFNSEGDVYNGKVDTNEDGEIQLSEAQAVIGLKVTTNWFTTDGNITSLEGIEHFTNLKHLNCWGNSMAALDVTMLSQLETLVCMHSGITSLNVAGLSHLREVAASGNQLTGIDLTDLPELSVLLVDDNAIPALDFSGAPALTMVYLSGNPLTSLAINGLASLTLIELSDTLVETIDVSMLPVAYLRAADCPNLTAVNVQNGVISYADPDMLSFPFVFDNCPSLSTVCVDYWESSSLLYAGFDLTGSVAVMTGPTCSIPVTVTAGVEAFHRADVSVYPNPANAYLTLESEGGTLEAVRIYDSVGKKLYDSATTTATATRTLDIAPFQAGVYVLEAMVDGQLVRKKFVKR from the coding sequence ATGAAACGCTTCGTCTTTTTTATAGTAAGTACATGGTCGCTCGCGGGGATAGCGCAAACTCTCGACATTCCCGATCCCAACTTCAAGCAATTGTTGCTTACCGAGGGGCGTGCCGCCTTTAACAGCGAAGGAGACGTCTACAACGGGAAAGTGGATACCAATGAAGATGGGGAAATACAACTTTCCGAAGCACAGGCGGTGATTGGATTGAAGGTGACGACCAATTGGTTTACAACCGATGGCAACATCACGTCGCTGGAAGGGATCGAGCATTTCACGAACCTGAAACATCTCAATTGCTGGGGAAATAGTATGGCTGCATTGGACGTAACGATGCTGTCACAACTCGAGACACTGGTGTGTATGCACAGCGGGATTACCTCCCTGAATGTGGCGGGATTATCGCATTTAAGGGAAGTTGCCGCCTCGGGTAATCAACTAACCGGCATCGACTTGACCGATTTACCCGAACTTAGTGTATTGTTAGTAGACGATAACGCCATTCCGGCACTGGACTTTTCGGGTGCGCCCGCGCTCACCATGGTTTATCTGTCTGGAAATCCGCTGACTTCCCTTGCTATAAACGGCCTGGCTTCTTTGACACTCATAGAACTAAGCGACACTTTGGTGGAAACTATCGATGTTAGTATGCTGCCGGTTGCCTATCTGCGGGCCGCGGACTGTCCGAACCTCACGGCGGTAAATGTCCAAAACGGTGTTATTAGCTACGCCGATCCCGATATGTTGTCGTTTCCCTTTGTGTTCGACAACTGTCCGTCTTTATCAACCGTATGTGTCGACTATTGGGAAAGTTCCTCTCTCTTATATGCCGGCTTCGACCTTACAGGCTCGGTTGCGGTTATGACGGGTCCGACCTGCTCAATCCCGGTAACGGTGACCGCGGGCGTAGAAGCGTTCCATCGCGCTGACGTATCCGTATACCCTAATCCCGCCAACGCCTACCTGACATTGGAGAGTGAGGGCGGCACACTCGAAGCGGTTCGAATTTATGATAGTGTCGGGAAGAAACTGTATGATAGTGCGACGACCACCGCTACAGCCACACGAACACTTGATATTGCGCCTTTCCAGGCGGGTGTGTATGTGCTTGAAGCGATGGTCGACGGACAGCTCGTACGAAAGAAATTCGTGAAACGATAG